Proteins from a genomic interval of Anolis sagrei isolate rAnoSag1 chromosome 1, rAnoSag1.mat, whole genome shotgun sequence:
- the LOC132771846 gene encoding veficolin-1-like isoform X1 has translation MAGQMGFHLAVTCFTVMSMERGSFGEETEAGCCAQLKGLSQCGTDKIFLQGQAGIPGIPGIPGTNGLPGVKGDLGLQGPPGDRGPDGAPGKAGPRGEKGDHGEACSLARCQHQEARAKDCKELLGRGEMLSGWYTIYPATGKAIVVFCDMETDGGGWLVFQRRQDGSVDFYRDWQSYKNGFGNQASEFWLGNDKIHLLTNSGTQQLRIDLKDMSDTTTYAMYANFKISSEEENYTLFVSSYIGGNMGDSFSGHNGFAFSTRDRDNDGHESGSCAVLYKGGWWYSQCHTSNLNGLYLRGEHTSYANGINWVAGKGHHYSYKYADMKIRPQ, from the exons ATGGCTGGCCAGATGGGCTTTCACCTGGCTGTGACCTGCTTTACTGTCATGTCTATGGAGAGAGGAAGCTTTGGAGAAGAGACAGAAGCTGGCTGCTGTGCAC AGCTGAAGGGCTTATCGCAGTGTGGAACGGACAAGATCTTTCTCCAAGgccaggcaggcatcccaggaatTCCTGGCATTCCAGGAACAAACGGGTTGCCCGGAGTGAAAGGAGACCTCGGACTCCAGGGCCCCCCAG GTGACAGAGGCCCTGATGGGGCACCTGGGAAAGCTGGACCCAGGGGAGAGAAAGGAGACCACG GAGAGGCATGCAGTCTTGCTAGATGTCAGCACCAAG AGGCAAGAGCCAAAGACTGCAAAGAGCTTCTGGGGCGTGGAGAGATGCTGAGTGGTTGGTATACAATCTACCCTGCCACGGGGAAAGCAATAGTCGTCTTCTGTGACATGGAGACTGATGGAGGAGGCTGGCTG GTTTTCCAGAGGCGACAGGATGGATCAGTGGATTTCTACCGTGACTGGCAGTCCTACAAAAAtgggtttggaaaccaagcatcTGAATTCTGGCTGGGCAATGATAAAATCCATCTACTCACAAACTCAG GAACACAGCAGTTGCGGATTGATTTGAAGGACATGAGTGACACTACAACTTATGCAATGTACGCTAATTTCAAAATCTCAAGTGAGGAAGAAAATTACACACTGTTTGTGAGCTCTTATATAGGTGGCAACATGG GTGATTCATTTTCAGGGCACAATGGCTTTGCATTCTCCACACGAGACAGGGACAATGATGGCCATGAATCAGGAAGCTGTGCTGTGCTGTATAAGGGAGGCTGGTGGTATAGCCAATGCCACACATCCAACCTGAATGGCCTGTACCTCAGAGGGGAACATACTTCTTATGCCAATGGCATCAACTGGGTTGCTGGAAAGGGGCACCATTATTCTTACAAATATGCAGATATGAAAATTCGACCTCAGTAA
- the LOC132771846 gene encoding veficolin-1-like isoform X2 produces MAGQMGFHLAVTCFTVMSMERGSFGEETEAGCCAQLKGLSQCGTDKIFLQGQAGIPGIPGIPGTNGLPGVKGDLGLQGPPGDRGPDGAPGKAGPRGEKGDHGEACSLARCQHQEARAKDCKELLGRGEMLSGWYTIYPATGKAIVVFCDMETDGGGWLVFQRRQDGSVDFYRDWQSYKNGFGNQASEFWLGNDKIHLLTNSGTQQLRIDLKDMSDTTTYAM; encoded by the exons ATGGCTGGCCAGATGGGCTTTCACCTGGCTGTGACCTGCTTTACTGTCATGTCTATGGAGAGAGGAAGCTTTGGAGAAGAGACAGAAGCTGGCTGCTGTGCAC AGCTGAAGGGCTTATCGCAGTGTGGAACGGACAAGATCTTTCTCCAAGgccaggcaggcatcccaggaatTCCTGGCATTCCAGGAACAAACGGGTTGCCCGGAGTGAAAGGAGACCTCGGACTCCAGGGCCCCCCAG GTGACAGAGGCCCTGATGGGGCACCTGGGAAAGCTGGACCCAGGGGAGAGAAAGGAGACCACG GAGAGGCATGCAGTCTTGCTAGATGTCAGCACCAAG AGGCAAGAGCCAAAGACTGCAAAGAGCTTCTGGGGCGTGGAGAGATGCTGAGTGGTTGGTATACAATCTACCCTGCCACGGGGAAAGCAATAGTCGTCTTCTGTGACATGGAGACTGATGGAGGAGGCTGGCTG GTTTTCCAGAGGCGACAGGATGGATCAGTGGATTTCTACCGTGACTGGCAGTCCTACAAAAAtgggtttggaaaccaagcatcTGAATTCTGGCTGGGCAATGATAAAATCCATCTACTCACAAACTCAG GAACACAGCAGTTGCGGATTGATTTGAAGGACATGAGTGACACTACAACTTATGCAAT GTGA